In Xenorhabdus griffiniae, the genomic window TATTGCTCAACACACGTTCCATCGTCTCGATATACAAACGTTCACGCGTAATTTCTGGAGCCGCCTTATATTCAGGTAAGATTTTGGCAAAACTGGCCACTTCACCCTTAGCATTCAATACCGCGCTAACTTTATAGGCTTTGGCATCCTCAATAATACGCTGAGCTTCACCTTTCGCTTTAGGTAATACTTCGTTCTCGTAAGCTTTAGCTTCACGAATGGTTTGCTGCTTCTGTTCACGCGCTGCGATCACATCATCGAATGCAGCCTTAACTTCTTCTGGTGGACGAGCAGCCTGGAAGTTTACATCGACTACAGTAATACCCATATTGTATGGACGGATGGTCTCTTCCAGTACCTTTTGAGTATCGTTACGGACAATAGTACGCCCTTCCGTCAGATTGGTTTCCATCGAATATTTGCCAACAACACCACGCACAGCGCTGTCTGTAGCTTGGCGCAAGCTATCATCAGGATTAGTCACACTGAAAAGATAAGCCGCTGGATCGGTAACACGATATTGAACGTTCATTTCTGCCAATACCACGTTTTCATCTGAAGTCAGCATGGCACCCGTTGTTGCCAAATCGCGAACAGATTCAACGTTAACCGCCCTGACATGATCGATGAACGTCATTTTCCAATTCAAACCAGGCTGTACAACATGATTAAATTTACCAAACCGAGTTACTACGCCACGTTCTGTTTCTTTAATCGTATAGAAACCACTTACAACCCAAACAGCAATTGCAGCAGCAACGGCAAGACCAATAAGACGCCCGCCAAATTTAGGGTTCTGTCCAGAACCATTTCCACCTTTGTTTCCACCGAAACCACCGAGTTTTTCACTCAGCTTACGGAACAGATCGTCGAGATCAGTTGCCCCACGGTTACGACCACCTTTATTGTTGCCGCCGGAGTTGCCGCCATTATTATTGCTGCTTCCCCACGGGTCGCGGTCCTGTCCGTTATTACCGGGCTGATTCCACGCC contains:
- the hflK gene encoding FtsH protease activity modulator HflK, yielding MAWNQPGNNGQDRDPWGSSNNNGGNSGGNNKGGRNRGATDLDDLFRKLSEKLGGFGGNKGGNGSGQNPKFGGRLIGLAVAAAIAVWVVSGFYTIKETERGVVTRFGKFNHVVQPGLNWKMTFIDHVRAVNVESVRDLATTGAMLTSDENVVLAEMNVQYRVTDPAAYLFSVTNPDDSLRQATDSAVRGVVGKYSMETNLTEGRTIVRNDTQKVLEETIRPYNMGITVVDVNFQAARPPEEVKAAFDDVIAAREQKQQTIREAKAYENEVLPKAKGEAQRIIEDAKAYKVSAVLNAKGEVASFAKILPEYKAAPEITRERLYIETMERVLSNTRKVIANEKSNNMLLLPLDQAVKDQAHAQQNTSSNTAVQKMIRQNQSAPQRESSTYGGSDNLRGDTVRIGRP